Proteins from one Vespula vulgaris chromosome 23, iyVesVulg1.1, whole genome shotgun sequence genomic window:
- the LOC127071745 gene encoding NSFL1 cofactor p47: MPNHDELVSQFTDVTGVEPERAQFYLESSAWQLEVALASFYETDEPVTLVNESVESAVQEEDIEDSSKNIVRHKESGSMDKNTAKNKSKPKPKFGTISDLQNKDSSSEEEEGQAFYAGGSEHSGQQVLGPGKKNDIISDMFKSCQEQSISIEPRTSGQQRPNTFSGTGYKLGQTNSDTEVVSGAQSNQQSNSGLITLKLWRDGFTINDREIRPYSDAENREFLAAIKRGEIPAEIRQEVQDAELRLDMEDHRHEEYVPPKTKVKAFTGKGHMLGSPSPATVGMTIPTDPADQAANESQAKKQLNLDTTKPITTIQIRLADGSSVRAQFNLTHTINDLRRYITTMRPQYAIRDFSLLTMYPTKELTEDKTIEETGLKNATIMQRLK, from the exons ATGCCGAACCACGACGAGTTGGTTTCGCAATTTACAGATGTAACTGGTGTTGAACCAGAAAGAGCACAATTTTACCTTGAGTCATCCGCTTGGCAGCTCGAG GTTGCACTTGCAAGTTTTTATGAAACCGATGAACCTGTTACATTGGTAAATGAATCTGTCGAAAGTGCTGtacaagaagaagatatagaaGATAGTTCAAAGAATATAGTGAGACATAAAGAAAGTGGCTCAATGGATAAAAATACAGCTAAGAATAAATCCAAGCCAAAACCAAAATTTGGTACAATAAgcgatttacaaaataaagatagtagttcagaagaagaagaaggacaagCCTTCTATGCTGGTGGATCTGAACACAGTGGTCAACAGGTACTTGGTccagggaaaaaaaatgatatcataAGCGATATGTTTAAATCGTGTCAAGAACAATCTATTTCTATAGAACCTAGAACAAGTGGACAACAAAGACCAAATACATTCAGTGGTACTGGTTATAAATTAGGACAGACTAATTCAGATACAGAag TTGTGTCAGGAGCACAATCTAATCAACAATCTAATAGTGGTCTTATTACTCTGAAATTATGGCGCGATGGTTTTACTATAAACGATCGTGAAATTCGGCCATATAGTGATGCAGAAAATAGGGAATTTTTAGCTGCTATCAAACGAGGAGAAATTCCTGCAGAAATTCGACAAGAAGTTCAAGATGCAGAATTACGACTAGACATGGAAGATCATCGTCATGAAGAATATGTTCCTCCAAAAACAAAAGTTAAAGCTTTTACTGGGAAAGGACATATGTTGGGAAG TCCATCTCCAGCTACTGTTGGTATGACAATTCCAACTGACCCAGCTGATCAAGCAGCTAATGAATCACAAGCAAAAAAGCAATTAAATTTAGATACAACTAAACCGATAACTACAATACAAATTCGACTTGCAGATGGAAGTAGTGTACGAGCGCAATTCAATTTAACTCATACCATAAATGACCTCAGAAGATATATAACAAC TATGAGGCCTCAATATGCCATAAGAGATTTCAGTTTGTTAACTATGTATCCAACTAAGGAATTAACAGAGGATAAAACAATTGAAGAAACAGGTTTAAAAAATGCAACCATAATGCAACGACTAAAATAA